A region from the Leptospira venezuelensis genome encodes:
- a CDS encoding phthiocerol/phthiodiolone dimycocerosyl transferase family protein produces the protein MQNLKESERPQGQFIRSLDQAEANFWLYDRASSMNFCVMAEGEGSFSEESLRKALDLIQNKHALAKVQILKQAGQDSHLYFATSDKKIPIQKDLYSPDWKSKLAKETIRLFELGDAPLIRTIFYTSGDSKFAIGVIFHHSIGDGRSGCRFLLDVFRASTGEADEIEEDSEYSSLMELYPAEELYKGGPKPEKPLTIPQFSRKKEEQDPEIISFYLEEEDVNSLLKTSKQKKISFHGILGASQVTALADFFERSQEGVLYLSTPADLRPHLSHPVPDSALGLYISLFTTPVNIRDPFDMKAKTIMNDVRGRIGRREGRAFYELLPPSEQFLEKEDGLKLFQLLMNRNPQSSLLSNVGIIPVLASDEIKVKELSFTVHPALTQTIFTTVTTYENRMAININYDKNRWKETDISQFAYSFRKNILSNS, from the coding sequence ATGCAAAATTTAAAAGAATCTGAAAGACCCCAAGGTCAATTCATTCGATCCTTAGACCAAGCGGAGGCAAATTTCTGGTTATATGACCGTGCTTCCTCTATGAACTTCTGCGTAATGGCAGAAGGAGAGGGTTCTTTTTCAGAAGAAAGTTTACGTAAAGCTCTGGACCTTATCCAAAACAAACATGCGTTAGCTAAGGTTCAGATCTTAAAACAAGCCGGACAAGATTCTCATTTATACTTTGCAACGTCTGACAAAAAAATCCCGATCCAAAAAGATCTCTATTCTCCTGATTGGAAATCCAAATTAGCCAAGGAGACCATTCGACTTTTCGAATTAGGAGATGCTCCTTTAATCAGAACTATATTTTATACATCCGGAGATTCTAAATTTGCTATCGGAGTTATCTTCCATCATAGTATTGGAGATGGAAGATCAGGTTGCAGATTTCTTTTAGATGTATTCAGAGCAAGTACAGGGGAAGCGGATGAGATCGAAGAAGATTCAGAATATTCTTCTCTAATGGAATTATATCCTGCGGAAGAGTTGTACAAAGGAGGACCTAAACCTGAAAAACCTCTAACTATTCCGCAGTTCTCTCGCAAAAAAGAAGAACAAGATCCTGAGATCATTAGTTTTTATCTGGAAGAAGAAGATGTAAATTCTCTCTTAAAAACTTCTAAACAAAAAAAGATCTCCTTTCATGGGATCTTAGGTGCTTCACAAGTAACTGCCCTAGCGGATTTTTTTGAAAGAAGTCAAGAAGGAGTATTATATCTTTCCACACCTGCGGACTTAAGGCCTCATTTAAGCCATCCTGTGCCTGATTCGGCATTAGGACTTTATATTTCTCTATTCACCACTCCTGTAAATATCAGAGATCCTTTTGATATGAAAGCAAAAACGATCATGAATGATGTAAGGGGTCGTATCGGCAGAAGGGAGGGGAGGGCATTTTACGAACTTCTTCCGCCTTCGGAACAATTTTTGGAAAAAGAAGATGGGCTAAAACTTTTCCAATTGTTAATGAACCGAAATCCTCAGTCCAGCTTATTGAGTAATGTGGGAATCATTCCTGTTTTGGCATCTGATGAAATAAAAGTTAAAGAACTCTCTTTTACTGTCCATCCAGCTTTGACCCAAACTATTTTTACTACTGTAACCACTTATGAAAATAGAATGGCAATCAATATAAACTACGACAAGAATCGTTGGAAGGAAACGGATATTTCTCAGTTCGCATATTCTTTCCGAAAGAATATACTATCGAATTCTTGA